The Methyloferula stellata AR4 genome includes a window with the following:
- the ilvD gene encoding dihydroxy-acid dehydratase, protein MDARVFDKKKLPSRHVTEGPERAPHRSYLYAMGLTREQIHQPFVGVASCWNEAAPCNISLMRQAQAVKQGVASAGGTPREFCTITVTDGIAMGHQGMKSSLVSRDVIADSVELTMRGHCYDALVGLAGCDKSLPGMMMAMVRLNVPSVFIYGGSILPGTFKGKPVTVQDLFEAVGKYSVGDMTPEDLDELETVACPSAGACGAQFTANTMATVSEAIGLALPYSAGAPAPYEIRDRFCLTAGEMVMELIARNIRPRDIVTRRALENAATVVAASGGSTNAALHLPAIAHEAGIKFDLFDVAEIFKKTPYIADLKPGGKYVAKDMFEAGGIPLLMKTLLDHGFLHGDCLTVTGRTIAENMAKVKWNPDQDVVYPADKPITVTGGVVGLKGNLAPEGAIVKVAGMKQDHLVFKGPALCFDTEESCFEAVSQRKYQEGCVFVIRYEGPRGGPGMREMLSTTAALYGQGMGEKVALITDGRFSGATRGFCIGHVGPEAAVGGPIALVKDGDIIEIDAVKGTIELHVSDEELAERRKAWQPRKTDFGSGALWKYAQIVGPAVNGAVTHPGGSGETQTYADI, encoded by the coding sequence GTCATGTGACGGAAGGACCGGAGCGGGCGCCGCACCGGTCTTATCTCTATGCGATGGGCCTGACGCGCGAGCAGATTCATCAGCCCTTCGTCGGCGTCGCCTCTTGTTGGAACGAAGCCGCTCCCTGCAACATCTCCTTGATGCGGCAGGCGCAGGCGGTGAAGCAGGGCGTCGCCTCGGCTGGCGGCACGCCGCGCGAATTCTGCACGATCACCGTGACCGATGGCATCGCCATGGGTCATCAGGGGATGAAGTCCTCGCTGGTGTCGCGCGATGTCATCGCCGATTCCGTCGAACTCACCATGCGCGGCCATTGCTACGACGCGCTCGTCGGCCTCGCGGGTTGCGACAAATCGCTGCCCGGCATGATGATGGCGATGGTCCGCCTCAATGTGCCGTCGGTCTTCATCTATGGCGGCTCGATCCTGCCCGGCACTTTCAAAGGCAAGCCGGTGACCGTTCAGGACCTGTTCGAGGCTGTCGGCAAATATTCCGTCGGCGACATGACGCCTGAGGATCTCGACGAACTCGAGACCGTGGCTTGCCCCTCGGCCGGCGCCTGCGGCGCTCAATTCACCGCCAATACGATGGCAACAGTTTCCGAGGCGATCGGCCTCGCTCTGCCTTATTCGGCCGGAGCGCCGGCGCCTTATGAAATCCGCGACCGGTTCTGCCTGACGGCGGGCGAGATGGTGATGGAGCTGATTGCCCGCAACATCCGCCCACGCGATATCGTCACCCGCCGGGCGCTCGAAAATGCCGCGACGGTGGTTGCCGCGTCTGGCGGCTCGACCAATGCGGCTTTGCATCTGCCGGCGATCGCGCATGAAGCGGGCATTAAATTCGATCTCTTCGACGTCGCCGAGATCTTCAAGAAGACGCCCTATATCGCCGACCTGAAACCGGGCGGCAAATATGTTGCCAAGGATATGTTCGAAGCGGGCGGCATCCCGCTCCTGATGAAGACGCTGCTCGATCATGGCTTTCTGCATGGCGACTGTCTCACCGTGACCGGCCGCACCATTGCCGAGAACATGGCCAAGGTGAAATGGAATCCGGACCAGGACGTGGTCTATCCGGCGGATAAGCCGATCACCGTGACAGGCGGCGTCGTCGGGCTCAAAGGCAATCTCGCGCCGGAAGGCGCGATCGTGAAGGTTGCCGGCATGAAGCAGGATCACCTTGTCTTCAAGGGTCCGGCGCTCTGCTTCGACACTGAAGAAAGCTGCTTCGAAGCGGTCAGCCAGCGCAAGTATCAGGAAGGCTGCGTCTTCGTCATCCGCTACGAGGGACCGCGCGGTGGCCCCGGCATGCGCGAAATGCTGTCGACGACGGCGGCGCTTTACGGCCAGGGCATGGGCGAGAAGGTCGCGCTCATCACCGACGGGCGCTTCTCGGGCGCGACGCGCGGCTTCTGCATCGGCCATGTCGGGCCGGAGGCGGCGGTCGGCGGCCCAATTGCTCTCGTGAAGGATGGCGACATCATCGAGATCGATGCCGTCAAAGGCACGATCGAGCTGCATGTGTCCGATGAGGAGCTCGCCGAGCGCCGCAAGGCGTGGCAGCCGCGCAAGACGGATTTCGGCTCAGGTGCCCTTTGGAAATACGCCCAGATCGTCGGTCCCGCCGTCAATGGCGCGGTGACGCATCCGGGCGGTTCCGGCGAGACGCAAACCTATGCTGACATTTAG
- a CDS encoding tetratricopeptide repeat protein, with amino-acid sequence MLTFSVSSAIIGIGMAAFLAMPSHAFDGSDAVASDKTPFRSFKNPHAALQAGLEGFRSGDQHSAVEALKYAAAGGESLARWKLGKMYADGDGVPHDDIKAYEYFSQIVDTYDEDNPNRREVSVVASAFVAVGIYSLNGIPNTKVVANPERALEMFQYAATNFGDANAQYNLARMYLDGADVVAKDGRQAARWLYLAADKGHPQAQALLGQMLFTGHDGVQKQRARGLMWLSIARDSVQPSKDAVLSKKDQWIVDLYDKAMAAASDTDRQVATIYRDDFKNSKHN; translated from the coding sequence ATGCTGACATTTAGCGTCTCCTCCGCCATTATCGGGATTGGGATGGCTGCGTTCCTGGCCATGCCTTCGCACGCCTTCGATGGCTCAGACGCCGTCGCCAGTGACAAGACGCCGTTCCGCAGCTTCAAAAATCCGCACGCTGCTTTGCAGGCTGGACTCGAAGGGTTTCGCTCGGGCGATCAGCATTCGGCGGTCGAGGCCTTGAAATATGCGGCGGCCGGCGGCGAGTCGCTGGCGCGCTGGAAACTCGGCAAGATGTATGCGGATGGCGATGGCGTCCCGCATGACGACATCAAGGCCTATGAATATTTTTCGCAGATCGTCGACACTTACGACGAGGACAATCCCAATCGCCGGGAAGTTTCCGTCGTCGCGAGCGCCTTCGTCGCCGTCGGCATTTATAGTTTGAACGGCATCCCGAATACCAAGGTCGTGGCGAATCCCGAGCGCGCGCTCGAAATGTTCCAATATGCCGCGACCAATTTCGGCGACGCCAATGCGCAATATAATCTGGCGCGCATGTATCTCGACGGCGCCGATGTCGTGGCCAAAGACGGCCGCCAGGCTGCACGTTGGCTCTATCTGGCGGCCGATAAGGGCCATCCGCAGGCGCAGGCGCTTCTCGGCCAGATGCTCTTCACCGGCCATGATGGTGTGCAGAAGCAGCGCGCCCGCGGTTTGATGTGGCTCTCGATCGCGCGCGACTCCGTCCAGCCGTCGAAAGACGCGGTGCTGTCGAAGAAGGACCAATGGATTGTCGATCTCTACGACAAGGCCATGGCGGCGGCGAGCGATACGGACCGGCAGGTCGCAACGATCTATCGCGACGATTTTAAGAACAGCAAGCACAACTGA
- a CDS encoding DUF4260 domain-containing protein, with protein sequence MERSNGYVRGGPLVLLRLEGAAILVVSLLAYGQTGQSWWTFAALILAPDLSMLGYLVNARAGAASYNAVHTLTGSLMLLGLGLVSGSALILSLSLIWLAHIGLDRMLGFGLKYASGFSDTHLGLLGIRKEA encoded by the coding sequence ATGGAGAGGTCGAACGGATATGTCCGGGGCGGACCCTTGGTTCTTCTGCGTCTTGAAGGCGCCGCCATTCTTGTCGTCTCGCTTCTGGCCTATGGTCAGACGGGACAATCGTGGTGGACCTTTGCCGCGCTCATCCTGGCGCCGGATCTCAGCATGCTCGGCTATCTCGTGAATGCGCGGGCAGGGGCAGCAAGTTACAATGCCGTTCATACTCTGACGGGCTCCCTTATGCTTCTGGGGTTAGGGCTCGTCTCCGGCAGTGCTTTGATCTTGTCTTTGAGCCTCATATGGCTTGCTCACATCGGTCTCGATCGCATGCTCGGCTTTGGGCTGAAATATGCGTCCGGCTTCTCGGACACGCATCTCGGTCTGCTCGGCATACGGAAAGAGGCTTGA
- a CDS encoding DUF72 domain-containing protein has product MAKIYVGIGGWTYAPWRDNFYPRGLKQADELSFASRHVSTIEVNGTFYRTQSPESFRRWAEEVPKDFVFSIKAHRLTTHRKVLAESAPAVTRFIDSGLAELGKKLGPILWQFAPTKKFEPEDFEAFLSCLPPKLDSLKLRHVVEVRHESFCNEDFVALARRHKVAICLALSDKYPLIADPTADFVYARLQTSQAKEQQGYPKKELDRWAGYVKQWSGGKAVAELPLLAKPPAAKAKGLDCFLYFIAGAKERNPAAAMALMERLK; this is encoded by the coding sequence GTGGCGAAGATATATGTCGGCATCGGCGGTTGGACCTATGCGCCTTGGCGCGATAATTTTTATCCGCGCGGGTTAAAGCAGGCTGACGAGCTTTCCTTCGCCAGCCGGCATGTCTCGACGATCGAGGTCAACGGCACCTTCTATCGCACGCAATCGCCGGAGAGCTTCCGCCGCTGGGCGGAAGAAGTGCCGAAAGACTTCGTCTTCTCCATCAAGGCGCACCGGCTGACGACGCATCGCAAAGTGCTCGCCGAATCGGCGCCGGCCGTCACGCGCTTTATTGACAGCGGCCTTGCCGAATTGGGCAAGAAGCTCGGGCCGATCCTCTGGCAATTCGCGCCGACGAAAAAATTCGAGCCGGAGGATTTCGAGGCTTTTCTCAGCTGCCTGCCACCGAAATTGGACAGCCTCAAACTCCGTCACGTCGTCGAGGTGCGGCACGAGAGTTTTTGCAATGAAGATTTCGTCGCGCTCGCGCGGCGCCACAAGGTCGCGATCTGCCTTGCGCTCTCCGATAAATATCCGCTGATCGCTGATCCAACCGCGGATTTCGTCTATGCACGGCTGCAGACGAGCCAAGCGAAAGAGCAGCAAGGCTATCCGAAAAAGGAACTCGATCGCTGGGCGGGATATGTGAAGCAATGGAGCGGGGGCAAAGCGGTTGCAGAACTGCCCTTGCTCGCAAAGCCGCCCGCTGCGAAAGCCAAGGGCCTTGATTGTTTCCTTTATTTCATCGCCGGGGCCAAGGAGCGCAATCCGGCGGCGGCCATGGCTCTGATGGAGCGGTTGAAGTGA
- a CDS encoding CHASE2 domain-containing protein has product MDKPSLIIGLEDQLAKLWRASLGAALWCAPIAIGLAICFANPPVADNLRNLIFDNYQRLSPRAWTPDLPVRVIDIDDASLEKLGQWPWPRSRLSDLAEKLNELGAAAVVFDVLFAERDRLTPENMLTQLPDIPERDAFRDALVAKGLIKTDSLADTLGTIPSVLAFVLTFEGAPRDIPIKTGFATIGDDPIPFLTRFHSAILPLPRLTEKTTGLGAINWLPDRDLIVRKAPLLFALDDAHGAPMLVPSLDTEALRVAQGADTIVVKSSNASGAQAYGASTGIISVKIGNALIDTESDGMVRVRFAGTQAGRRIPAWRVLDGFTSADDIRDRIMLIGSSASAQADIRSTPLEAAVPGVDIHAEVIEHIASGAHLARPDYAPGLEAFLLVLGGLTATLLARFANPVAAALFTFFVIAGFAGASFLAFLRADLLFDPLLPAATSLASYTTMTVAVYRRSERQRRFVRQAFARYLAPALVERLAEDPSRLQLGGEARDVTVLFSDIRDFTARAEALSAQEVVQFLNMLHTPLTEIVLNENGTLDKYIGDGLMAFWNAPTDVPHHAGHACRAALAMRETVALIDARVAAETIEAGRSHQPIDIGIGISSGEVFVGNIGSQHRFDYSIVGDTVNIAARLEATTKVLGVPIIVSETTVEAAPGFLFVGLGDIDLKGKSHALRVFALHGSAKEESADFKSFLTLHEAVLSAVERKDIKIHQIVAAAQAHPESAPYVKFYASLLRGLA; this is encoded by the coding sequence GTGGACAAGCCCTCGCTGATCATTGGACTGGAAGATCAGCTAGCGAAGCTTTGGCGCGCGAGCCTCGGCGCAGCTCTGTGGTGCGCGCCGATCGCCATCGGCCTTGCGATCTGCTTTGCCAATCCGCCCGTCGCCGACAATCTCCGCAATCTCATTTTCGACAATTATCAACGCCTCAGTCCCCGCGCGTGGACGCCGGATCTGCCCGTCCGCGTCATCGACATCGACGATGCCTCGCTCGAAAAGCTCGGGCAATGGCCCTGGCCGCGCAGCCGGCTCTCGGACCTTGCCGAAAAACTCAATGAACTCGGTGCGGCCGCTGTGGTTTTCGACGTTCTCTTCGCCGAACGAGACCGTCTCACGCCGGAAAACATGCTGACGCAATTGCCGGATATCCCCGAGCGCGACGCTTTTCGCGACGCGCTTGTCGCCAAAGGCCTGATCAAGACCGATAGCCTCGCGGATACATTGGGCACGATCCCTTCGGTTCTCGCATTCGTGCTGACTTTCGAAGGCGCGCCGCGCGACATTCCGATCAAGACCGGATTTGCGACGATCGGCGACGATCCGATTCCGTTTCTGACGCGGTTTCACAGCGCCATCCTGCCTCTGCCGCGCCTGACCGAGAAGACGACAGGACTCGGCGCCATCAATTGGCTGCCCGACCGCGATCTCATCGTGCGAAAAGCGCCTTTGCTCTTTGCGCTCGATGATGCTCATGGCGCCCCGATGCTGGTGCCTTCGCTCGACACCGAAGCTTTGCGCGTGGCCCAAGGCGCCGATACGATCGTCGTGAAATCCTCCAACGCCTCCGGCGCGCAGGCCTATGGCGCATCGACCGGCATTATCTCGGTCAAGATCGGCAATGCCCTGATCGATACGGAATCGGACGGCATGGTGCGCGTCCGCTTCGCAGGAACGCAAGCGGGCCGCCGCATTCCGGCATGGCGCGTGCTCGATGGGTTCACCAGCGCTGACGATATCCGCGACAGGATCATGCTCATCGGCTCAAGCGCCTCGGCGCAAGCGGATATTCGCTCGACGCCATTGGAAGCCGCTGTCCCCGGCGTCGATATTCATGCCGAAGTGATCGAGCATATCGCCTCCGGCGCGCATCTGGCGCGGCCGGATTATGCGCCGGGACTTGAGGCTTTCCTCCTCGTTCTCGGCGGCCTCACGGCCACCTTATTGGCGCGCTTCGCCAACCCGGTCGCCGCCGCGCTCTTTACCTTTTTTGTGATCGCCGGTTTCGCAGGTGCGAGCTTTCTGGCTTTCTTGCGGGCCGATCTTCTGTTCGATCCGCTGCTGCCCGCTGCGACATCGCTCGCCTCCTATACAACGATGACGGTCGCCGTCTACCGCCGTTCGGAACGCCAAAGACGCTTCGTGCGTCAGGCCTTCGCGCGCTATCTCGCGCCCGCGCTGGTGGAGCGTCTGGCGGAAGATCCATCGCGTCTTCAGCTCGGCGGTGAAGCAAGGGATGTGACTGTGCTCTTCAGCGATATCCGCGATTTCACCGCGCGGGCCGAAGCCCTTTCGGCGCAAGAGGTCGTGCAATTTCTCAATATGCTGCACACGCCGCTGACCGAGATCGTGCTCAATGAAAACGGCACGCTCGACAAATATATCGGCGATGGATTGATGGCCTTCTGGAACGCGCCGACCGATGTTCCACATCATGCCGGACACGCCTGCCGGGCGGCGCTCGCCATGCGCGAAACGGTCGCTTTGATCGACGCGAGAGTCGCAGCCGAGACAATCGAAGCCGGACGCTCACATCAGCCGATCGACATCGGGATCGGCATTTCGTCCGGCGAAGTCTTCGTCGGCAATATCGGATCGCAACATCGCTTCGACTATTCAATCGTCGGCGATACGGTGAATATCGCAGCGCGGCTCGAAGCGACGACCAAGGTGCTGGGCGTCCCGATCATCGTCTCGGAAACGACCGTCGAAGCGGCGCCGGGTTTTCTCTTCGTCGGCCTCGGCGACATCGATCTCAAGGGCAAGAGTCACGCATTGCGCGTCTTCGCCCTGCATGGATCGGCGAAGGAGGAGTCCGCCGATTTCAAATCATTCCTCACGTTGCACGAGGCTGTGCTTTCGGCCGTCGAGCGAAAAGACATCAAGATCCACCAGATCGTCGCCGCCGCGCAGGCGCATCCTGAAAGCGCGCCTTATGTGAAATTCTACGCAAGCCTTTTGCGCGGCTTGGCTTAG
- the xth gene encoding exodeoxyribonuclease III, translating into MQIATWNVNSVRQRTEHLLRYLKDVGPDVLCLQEIKCVDEAFPRLEVEALGYNVATHGQKGFNGVAILSKAPPEVTRGLPGDPSDEHARYIEAIIPDGAGVVRVACLYLPNGNPPDTDKYPYKLGWMDRLIAHAKTLLAYEEPLVFAGDYNVIPDARDAYDPAAWVNDALFLPETRARFRTLLNLGLTDALRATTDDAGLYTFWDYQAGAWQRNKGIRIDHLLLSPQAADRLLKVTIDKERRAEEKPSDHVPIRIDLA; encoded by the coding sequence GTGCAAATCGCCACCTGGAACGTCAATTCCGTCCGGCAAAGAACGGAACACCTGCTTCGCTATTTGAAGGATGTTGGCCCCGACGTTCTCTGCCTGCAGGAAATCAAATGCGTGGACGAAGCCTTCCCGCGCCTGGAGGTCGAGGCGCTTGGCTATAATGTGGCGACCCACGGCCAGAAAGGCTTCAACGGCGTCGCGATCCTTTCCAAAGCCCCGCCCGAAGTGACGCGCGGCCTGCCGGGCGACCCCAGCGACGAACATGCGCGCTATATCGAGGCGATCATCCCGGACGGCGCCGGCGTCGTGCGTGTCGCCTGCCTCTATCTGCCCAACGGCAATCCGCCCGACACGGATAAATACCCCTACAAGCTCGGCTGGATGGACCGGCTGATCGCGCATGCGAAGACCTTGCTCGCCTATGAGGAGCCGCTCGTCTTTGCCGGCGATTACAATGTCATTCCGGACGCGCGCGACGCCTATGATCCGGCTGCCTGGGTCAACGATGCGCTGTTCCTGCCGGAGACGCGCGCACGCTTTCGCACGCTGCTCAATCTCGGCCTGACAGATGCCTTGCGCGCGACGACAGACGATGCCGGGCTCTATACATTTTGGGACTATCAGGCCGGCGCCTGGCAGCGCAACAAAGGCATCAGGATCGACCATCTCCTCTTGTCGCCGCAGGCAGCCGACCGGCTTTTGAAGGTGACGATCGACAAGGAGCGGCGCGCCGAGGAGAAGCCGTCGGATCACGTACCGATCCGCATCGATCTCGCGTGA
- a CDS encoding lysophospholipid acyltransferase family protein — protein sequence MGFRQSSLRYRLEDMAFVLAGFILTALPIEAASWFSGRVWRFFGPRIGRRHARALANLAKAFPEKGEAERSAIALDMWENLGQTFAESFRLAELAASHRVEMQSQDIFAAMAPEEGRVFCAPHQANWEIAVLAITARAKTQPAGVYQRIKNPLVDARVRKMRGFLYPGGLYPKNSQTARQLIRHTREGGTIAMLADQRDFRGLRVPFFGHLAPSTPFPAIVARTYDVKLYAGEIIRKPGVRFTIRLIEIEVPKTDDREADILAATASLQGEFERTIRQHPQQWMWSHRRWG from the coding sequence ATGGGTTTCCGCCAATCCTCCTTGCGCTACAGACTCGAGGATATGGCCTTCGTTTTGGCTGGTTTCATCCTGACCGCCTTGCCGATCGAAGCGGCGTCATGGTTTTCCGGCCGCGTTTGGCGCTTTTTCGGCCCGAGAATCGGGCGCCGTCACGCGCGCGCGCTTGCCAATCTAGCCAAAGCCTTTCCCGAAAAAGGCGAGGCCGAACGCAGCGCGATCGCTTTGGATATGTGGGAAAACCTCGGACAGACCTTCGCCGAATCCTTTCGCCTTGCCGAACTCGCCGCAAGTCATCGCGTGGAGATGCAGAGCCAGGACATATTCGCCGCGATGGCTCCGGAAGAAGGCCGCGTCTTCTGCGCACCGCATCAAGCCAATTGGGAGATCGCCGTGCTTGCGATCACGGCGCGGGCCAAAACCCAGCCGGCCGGCGTCTATCAGCGCATCAAGAATCCCTTGGTCGACGCGCGCGTGCGCAAGATGCGCGGCTTTTTATATCCGGGCGGCCTCTATCCAAAGAACTCACAGACGGCGCGCCAATTGATCCGCCATACGCGCGAGGGCGGCACGATCGCCATGCTCGCCGACCAGCGTGATTTCCGCGGTCTCCGCGTACCGTTTTTCGGACATCTCGCGCCGTCTACCCCTTTCCCGGCCATCGTCGCCCGCACCTATGACGTGAAGCTTTATGCCGGCGAAATCATCCGCAAGCCCGGTGTGCGCTTCACCATCCGCCTGATCGAAATCGAAGTGCCTAAAACCGATGATCGGGAGGCCGATATTCTGGCCGCCACGGCTTCGCTGCAAGGCGAATTCGAGCGCACGATCCGCCAGCATCCGCAGCAATGGATGTGGTCGCATCGCCGTTGGGGCTGA
- a CDS encoding FAD-dependent monooxygenase gives MSSLPPADIIVAGAGAAGLSAAIALADAGFQTLCIGRLDFGAHGRTVALFEGSLRFYRALGLWPHLTPLAAPIETISMIDDTGAAIRARTVTFSASEIGLPAFGANIENNALVEALAGIARARPNLTLHDGFLKDIAFEKESVRATAEDGSVFEAKLLVAADGRKSLARGKAGIGARAWTYPQVALTVFLAHEHPHRQISTEFHTRSGPCTLVPLPAKADAPHRSSLVWLMSGADAKRRAALAPDALAAEIQNQVHSLLGAMRLDGQPGFFPMTGLRVSRLAGHRIALIGEAAHVFPPLAAQGLNLSLRDTANLVEILEDAQMLGRDIGTAATLAPYSVERRSDISVRTLGIDVLNRSLLTDLIPVDFLRSAGLLAFAMIGPLRRAIMREGILPHGHLPRLMQPQPSGPAGINEPALRRNRASRNRSQRLT, from the coding sequence TTGAGTTCGCTTCCCCCCGCGGACATCATCGTTGCGGGTGCTGGCGCGGCCGGTCTGTCGGCCGCGATCGCCTTGGCCGATGCGGGTTTTCAGACTCTCTGCATCGGCCGCCTCGATTTCGGGGCGCATGGACGCACCGTTGCGCTGTTCGAAGGCTCCCTGCGTTTCTATCGCGCGCTGGGGCTTTGGCCGCACCTAACGCCGCTCGCCGCGCCGATCGAGACGATCAGCATGATCGACGACACGGGCGCAGCCATTCGCGCCCGGACCGTCACCTTCTCCGCGAGCGAGATCGGGCTTCCGGCCTTTGGTGCCAATATCGAAAATAACGCGCTCGTCGAGGCGCTGGCCGGCATCGCCCGCGCGCGGCCCAATCTCACGCTGCATGACGGGTTTTTAAAAGACATCGCTTTCGAAAAGGAAAGCGTTCGTGCGACCGCGGAAGACGGCAGCGTTTTCGAAGCCAAGCTCCTCGTTGCCGCCGACGGCAGAAAGTCTTTGGCTCGAGGCAAAGCCGGCATCGGCGCCCGCGCCTGGACCTATCCGCAAGTCGCGCTCACCGTTTTCCTCGCGCATGAACATCCCCATCGGCAGATCTCGACCGAATTTCACACGCGCTCGGGTCCCTGCACTTTGGTGCCTTTGCCTGCCAAAGCCGATGCCCCGCACCGTTCCTCCCTCGTCTGGCTGATGAGCGGCGCGGACGCGAAACGGCGCGCCGCGCTTGCACCCGACGCCCTCGCAGCCGAAATCCAGAACCAGGTCCATAGCCTTCTCGGCGCCATGCGCCTCGACGGACAGCCAGGCTTTTTCCCGATGACGGGCCTGCGCGTCAGCCGCCTCGCCGGGCACCGTATCGCGCTCATCGGCGAGGCCGCGCATGTTTTTCCGCCGCTCGCCGCGCAAGGCCTCAATCTGAGCCTGCGCGACACCGCCAATCTCGTCGAAATTCTGGAAGATGCACAGATGCTGGGCCGCGACATCGGCACCGCCGCGACGCTCGCGCCCTATAGCGTCGAACGGCGCAGCGATATTTCCGTGCGCACGCTCGGAATCGACGTGCTCAATCGCTCCCTGCTGACCGATCTTATCCCGGTCGATTTTTTGCGCAGCGCCGGGCTTCTGGCTTTCGCAATGATCGGCCCGTTGCGCCGCGCCATCATGCGCGAAGGCATTCTCCCGCACGGGCATCTGCCGCGCCTGATGCAGCCGCAGCCTTCGGGCCCCGCCGGGATCAACGAGCCTGCCCTCCGGCGAAACCGGGCCAGCCGGAACCGGTCTCAGCGCTTGACTTGA
- the gltA gene encoding citrate synthase, with amino-acid sequence MSETTGSFSIGDHKVDMPVKTGSIGPSVVDIGKLYAQTGMFTFDPGFTSTASCESQITYIDGDEGVLLYRGYPIEQLAEHGDYLESCYLLLYGELPTPTQKVDFEHRITRHTMVHEQMARFFQGFRRDAHPMAVMVASVGALSAFYHDSTDISDTGQRMVASMRLIAKMPTLAAMAYKYNIGQPFVYPKNSLDYASNFLHMCYAVPCEEYKVNPIFARALDRIFILHADHEQNASTSTVRLAGSSGANPFACIAAGVACLWGPAHGGANEAALKMLEEIGRAENIPKYIARAKDKNDPFRLMGFGHRVYKNYDPRAKIMQRTCHEVLNELGKKDDPLLEVAKELEKIALSDEYFVEKKLYPNIDFYSGITLKAMGFPTSMFTVLFAVARTAGWIAQWKEMIEDPGQKIGRPRQLYTGAPLRDYIAPDKR; translated from the coding sequence ATGAGCGAGACGACCGGGTCTTTCAGCATTGGCGATCATAAGGTCGATATGCCCGTTAAAACGGGATCGATCGGTCCCTCTGTCGTCGATATCGGCAAGCTTTATGCGCAAACCGGGATGTTTACATTCGATCCCGGTTTCACATCGACGGCGAGCTGCGAGTCTCAAATCACATATATCGACGGCGATGAGGGCGTTCTGCTCTATCGCGGCTATCCGATCGAGCAGCTTGCCGAACATGGCGACTATCTCGAATCCTGCTATCTGCTGCTGTACGGCGAATTGCCGACGCCCACGCAGAAGGTCGATTTCGAACATCGCATCACGCGCCACACGATGGTGCATGAGCAGATGGCGCGCTTCTTCCAGGGCTTCCGCCGCGACGCGCATCCGATGGCCGTGATGGTTGCCAGCGTCGGCGCGCTCTCGGCCTTCTATCACGACTCGACGGATATTTCGGATACGGGCCAGCGCATGGTGGCCTCCATGCGGCTGATCGCCAAAATGCCGACGCTCGCCGCCATGGCCTATAAATACAACATCGGCCAGCCTTTCGTTTATCCGAAGAACTCGCTCGATTACGCCTCGAATTTCCTGCACATGTGCTACGCCGTGCCGTGCGAGGAATATAAGGTCAATCCGATCTTCGCCCGGGCGCTCGACCGTATTTTCATCCTCCATGCGGACCATGAGCAGAATGCCTCGACCTCGACGGTCAGGCTTGCCGGCTCCTCGGGCGCCAATCCTTTCGCCTGTATCGCCGCGGGTGTCGCCTGCCTCTGGGGACCCGCGCATGGCGGCGCCAATGAAGCGGCGCTCAAAATGCTCGAAGAAATCGGCAGGGCCGAGAATATTCCGAAATATATCGCGCGGGCAAAGGACAAGAACGATCCTTTCCGGCTCATGGGCTTTGGCCATCGCGTCTATAAAAACTACGACCCGCGCGCCAAAATCATGCAGCGAACCTGCCATGAAGTCTTGAACGAGCTCGGCAAGAAGGACGATCCGCTTCTCGAGGTCGCGAAAGAGCTCGAAAAAATCGCCTTGAGCGACGAGTATTTCGTCGAGAAGAAGCTCTATCCGAATATCGATTTCTATTCGGGCATCACCTTGAAGGCGATGGGTTTCCCGACATCGATGTTCACGGTTCTCTTCGCCGTTGCGCGCACTGCCGGCTGGATCGCGCAATGGAAGGAAATGATCGAGGATCCGGGTCAGAAAATCGGCCGGCCGCGCCAGCTCTATACCGGCGCGCCGCTCCGCGACTATATTGCCCCCGACAAGCGCTAG